A window from Vanessa atalanta chromosome 18, ilVanAtal1.2, whole genome shotgun sequence encodes these proteins:
- the LOC125071132 gene encoding odorant receptor Or1-like, producing the protein MKAIKSEDLYLNRAKFVMKYLGVWYIFLFFQIIFIGQVWGDLEAVSQSSYLLFTQACLCFKVTVLQINISSLKDLLKRMNDEIFLPQSNEHERILKMQAKRIKRLLLAFMISSQTTCGLWALKPLFDDVGSRKFPFDMWMPVKPEFSPQYELGYAFQLLTICMSAYMYFGVDSVTLSMVIFACAQLDIIKDKILSIKPTQFGSKTERIAIIAENNRKLIECIKQHQAIVSFTELVENTYHTFLFFQLVGSVGLICMSALRILVEDWQSMQFFSILTYLSVMISQLFVCCWCGHELTATSENLHTVLYHCTWYEQDMKFKRMLCFAMMRMSHPIVLRAGHYISLSRQTFVSILRMSYSYFAVLNQTM; encoded by the exons ATGAAAGCAATAAAATCAGAAGACTTATATCTGAACAGAGCcaaatttgtaatgaaatactTGGGAGTTTGG tatatatttttatttttccaaattaTATTCATCGGACAGGTTTGGGGGGACTTGGAGGCTGTATCCCAGTCCTCCTACTTGTTATTCACTCAGGCctgtttatgttttaaagttaccgtcttacaaataaatattagttcacTTAAAGATTTGCTAAAAAGAATGAACGATGAAATATTCTTGCCGCAATCGAACGAACATGAGAG AATCTTGAAGATGCAGGCTAAAAGAATTAAGCGGTTGTTATTGGCTTTCATGATCAGTTCGCAAACAACTTGCGGTCTGTGGGCCTTAAAACCACTTTTTGATGATGTTGGTAGTCGCAAGTTCCCGTTTGATATGTG GATGCCTGTGAAACCAGAATTTTCGCCGCAGTACGAGCTTGGTTACGCCTTTCAGCTGCTTACAATTTGCATGAGCGCCTACATGTACTTCGGAGTGGACAGCGTCACGCTCAGCATGGTCATATTTGCCTGTGCACAGCTGGATATCATCAAGGATAAGATTTTgagt ATTAAACCTACACAATTTGGCAGTAAGACAGAAAGAATTGCAATCATagctgaaaataatagaaaattaattgagTGTATAAAGCAACACCAGGCCATAGTTTC GTTTACAGAACTTGTGGAAAATACATAccatacgtttttattttttcaactcGTTGGAAGTGTTGGACTTATTTGTATGTCTGCATTACGGATTCTAGTG GAGGACTGGCAGAGCATGCAATTCTTTTCAATTTTGACTTATTTGTCGGTCATGATCAGTCAGTTGTTCGTTTGCTGCTGGTGTGGACACGAACTGACCGCTACA AGTGAAAATCTTCACACAGTTCTCTACCACTGTACCTGGTACGAGCAGGACATGAAATTCAAGCGAATGCTTTGTTTCGCCATGATGCGTATGAGCCACCCAATAGTTTTGCGCGCTGGTCATTACATCAGCTTGTCGAGGCAGACGTTTGTGTCT ATTCTACGAATGTCCTACTCATACTTCGCtgttttaaatcaaacaatgtaa
- the LOC125070727 gene encoding odorant receptor 43a-like: MTNNNMDIFLSRSKKILMVLSIWLPPTKNALSFYVVRFVVLLTQYSFLLLEIVYILLVWGDLNEVSEASNLLFTQAAVCYKIAVFINNKRNLIKLLDFMVVDIFESQSSYHDKLLLTKAGKVKKLCNIFLVNALISCTLWTIMPWFDSPEIRSFPFKIWMPLDPLKFSEFIMGYLYQVISIYISALLFFSVDSISLSMIMFGCAQIEIIINKIQKIQNAPMSAKLKKEEYSEIIEDNNKLFVECIRQHQAVIRFIELLENTYHANIFFQLSGTVIIICVIGLCITIAETSSLQFYSMLVYMVTMLSQLLLYCWCGSELTTTSEKLRECLYQCPWYEQGAKFRRSLLIAMETMKRPIIFKAGHYIPLSRPTFVSILRTSYSYFAVLNQANNK; the protein is encoded by the exons ATGACCAATAATAATATGGACATATTTCTCTCAAGATCTAAAAAAATTCTTATGGTTTTATCAATTTGGTTGCCGCCTACAAAAAATGCTCTTTCGTTCTACGTGGTCAGATTCGTTGTTTTGCTAACGcagtattcttttttattactcgaaatagtatatattttgttagtttGGGGAGATCTAAATGAGGTCTCCGAGGCTTCAAATTTGCTTTTCACTCAGGCCGCGGTGTGCTATAAAATCGcagtatttattaacaataaaagaaatttaataaagttactcGATTTTATGGTAGTTGATATCTTCGAATCCCAATCTTCTTATCATgacaa aTTATTGTTAACGAAAGCTGGCAAAGTGAAAAAGTTATGCAACATTTTCTTAGTTAATGCATTAATATCTTGCACACTGTGGACCATCATGCCCTGGTTCGACAGCCCGGAAATCAGGAGTTTTCCTTTTAAGATTTG GATGCCTCTAGACCCATTGAAGTTTTCGGAGTTTATAATGGGCTATTTATATCAAGTCATCAGTATCTACATCAGTGCCTTGCTATTCTTCTCCGTTGACAGCATCAGCCTCTCCATGATCATGTTCGGCTGCGCACAAAtagaaatcattataaataaaatacaaaag ATACAAAATGCACCAATGTCGGCGAAATTGAAAAAAGAGGAATATAGTGAAATAATCGAAGacaataataagttatttgttGAGTGTATTCGCCAGCACCAGGCTGTTATAAG ATTCATTGAATTATTGGAAAACACATATCACGCGAacatttttttccaattaagCGGTACAGTTATTATAATCTGTGTCATAGGGCTCTGTATTACTatt GCAGAAACAAGCAGCTTGCAGTTTTACTCGATGTTGGTCTACATGGTCACCATGCTGTCCCAGTTATTGCTCTACTGCTGGTGCGGAAGCGAACTCACAACTACA AGCGAAAAGTTGCGCGAATGTTTGTACCAATGTCCATGGTACGAACAGGGTGCAAAGTTCAGAAGATCTCTTCTCATTGCGATGGAGACAATGAAAAGACCAATTATCTTTAAAGCCGGTCATTACATTCCCCTTTCGCGGCCTACTTTTGTATCT ATTCTACGAACATCTTATTCGTATTTCGCCGTTTTGAATCaagctaataataaataa